The region GGAATTTTCAAAAACTTTAAACAAATCTTTTAAATTTTGAAAAACAAATACGTTTATTTTTTTTTCCTCAAAGATTTCTTTAAGTTCAATTTCGTCAGGTCCAAGCACAGCCAAAATGTTAAATTTATTTTTTAATCTTTCACCTAAATCTGTAAAGTATTTCCATCTTTTAAAATTTTTGAATTTTTTTGAGCTCCCAGGGAAAAATAGAAGAAAGCCCCCATCTTTTGAATGTGATGCCGGATTAAACTCTTTTATTTCTTTAATGATAGGTTTTATAAGTTCAACGTTTCCTTCTTTTTCTTTTTTAAAAAAAGGCACTGTATGTGTATAGACTCTTAAATAATTTTTTCCCTTTAGACCTATTCTTATTTTTGATTTTAAAAAAAAGTAAATTAAAGGGTGTTTTTTATAGGGAGCATAGAGATTATGGGTTGATGCATAAATTTTTTTGTTTTTTAATTTTCTTAAAATTTCAAAAAAAGATGAAGATAAATCTGTTTGTACCCTTAAATTTGATATTAAAATAAAATCTTCTTGAATTTTATTTAATAGAAAAACTTTTGTCTTGAAATTTTGAGATAGCACATAGAGAGTAGGGTAAGCTAAGATAGAATTTCCCAGTCCGCCGTAAAGAAAATAGAAAACTTCAAATGATCCTATAATAGGTCCCCTCTTTTTTATCAAAAAGCTCAATTCCCAGACTTTTTAACCTTTCTCTTATTTTATCAGAAATATCGTATCTATTTTCTTTTCTTAAGGTCGTTCTAACTTCTATAATAAGATCCAAGAGGTCCTCAAAAATCTTTGATTCTATCTTTTTTATCTCAAGTTTAAATCCAAGTACTTTTGTAATAAATATAATTAAGTTTTTCATATCGAGGAATTTCTCATTTTTTTCCTCATAATATTTGTTGGCAAGAGTCGTTAACTCATGAAGTAGACTGAAAACCTTGGGTGTGTTTAAGTCCTCCTCCATGTAAGTTTCAAAAATTTTAATGTATTTTTTCACATCGGGCGAGTGAACTGTAAACTCCTTTGTTTCCCCCCGTGAAATTACATTTTTTATTCTATTCCACGAGCTTTGTGCCTCATTAAGAGAATCTTCGTCATACTCAAGTGGAGATTTATAGTGTGCTTTTAATAAAAAGTATCTTATTACATCTGGCTCGTATTTTTCGAGGGCATCAAGAACTCTAAAGAATATTCCGGTTGATTTACTCATCTTTTCTCCCTTCATCCTTAAAAGACCTGTATGAAACCAGTATCTAACAAACTGTTTACCTGTTGCTCCTTCACTTTGAGCAATTTCATTTTCGTGATGGGGAAATATTAGATCTTCTCCTCCGCCGTGTATATCTATTGTTTCGCCGAGATGCTTCATACTCATAGCAGAGCACTCTATGTGCC is a window of Candidatus Hydrothermales bacterium DNA encoding:
- the cysS gene encoding cysteine--tRNA ligase, with amino-acid sequence MKIFNTLTKKIEELIPSKEGEISFYFCGMTVQDSPHLGHLRAFLAADILVRFLEYKGYKVNFVLNITDIDDKIIQKAIKEGKDYRKIAERYEREFFEIVEKMNLKRACLYPRATQHISEISEIIKKLVEKNLAYISDGNIWYDVSEFEDYGKLSGKTIEELESGARVEPDASKREPLDFSLWKKRKENEPYFYSPFGEGRPGWHIECSAMSMKHLGETIDIHGGGEDLIFPHHENEIAQSEGATGKQFVRYWFHTGLLRMKGEKMSKSTGIFFRVLDALEKYEPDVIRYFLLKAHYKSPLEYDEDSLNEAQSSWNRIKNVISRGETKEFTVHSPDVKKYIKIFETYMEEDLNTPKVFSLLHELTTLANKYYEEKNEKFLDMKNLIIFITKVLGFKLEIKKIESKIFEDLLDLIIEVRTTLRKENRYDISDKIRERLKSLGIELFDKKEGTYYRII
- a CDS encoding glycosyltransferase family 9 protein; the protein is MIKKRGPIIGSFEVFYFLYGGLGNSILAYPTLYVLSQNFKTKVFLLNKIQEDFILISNLRVQTDLSSSFFEILRKLKNKKIYASTHNLYAPYKKHPLIYFFLKSKIRIGLKGKNYLRVYTHTVPFFKKEKEGNVELIKPIIKEIKEFNPASHSKDGGFLLFFPGSSKKFKNFKRWKYFTDLGERLKNKFNILAVLGPDEIELKEIFEEKKINVFVFQNLKDLFKVFENSLFYIGNDTGLTHLASWFGLKGIVIYTSTDPEKNETLNSSTKITPSLFCFPCYKFFKTRCINREKYKCTYIIKTEEVLKALEETLNF